The proteins below come from a single Maylandia zebra isolate NMK-2024a linkage group LG23, Mzebra_GT3a, whole genome shotgun sequence genomic window:
- the LOC101487065 gene encoding helix-loop-helix protein 2: protein MMLSPDQAEADLSWTQSDPETMLNGLKSAGCASDEPAEMEDRAKCKADQPLSREEKRRRRRATAKYRSAHATRERIRVEAFNVAFAELRKLLPTLPPDKKLSKIEILRLAICYISYLNHVLDV, encoded by the coding sequence ATGATGCTGAGCCCGGATCAGGCTGAGGCGGACCTCTCCTGGACTCAGTCCGACCCGGAGACGATGCTCAATGGGTTGAAGTCGGCCGGTTGTGCCTCGGACGAGCCGGCGGAGATGGAGGACAGAGCCAAATGCAAAGCCGACCAGCCCCTGAGcagggaggagaagaggagaagaCGGAGGGCCACGGCCAAGTACCGCTCAGCCCACGCCACCAGGGAGAGGATCCGGGTGGAGGCGTTCAACGTGGCCTTCGCGGAGCTGAGGAAATTACTCCCCACATTACCTCCGGACAAGAAACTCTCCAAGATCGAGATCCTCAGACTGGCTATATGCTACATCTCCTATCTCAATCATGTGCTGGATGTCTAA